In a genomic window of Alcanivorax sp.:
- a CDS encoding TIGR01458 family HAD-type hydrolase → MPLHAICLDLAGVLYQGPRLLPGALEALDTLRATGLPLRFVTNTSQRNRSQILNDLASLNLAVDEAELFTAPQAAHDYLTRHNLTPYCLFHPNLKEEFADLQGKQADAVLLGDAGKKFSYDHLDQAFRLLHDGAPLIAIGENRYYQLDDGLHLDAGPFVRALEYAANCRAIITGKPSPAFFEQVLADLGTRPENTLMVGDDVHGDVEGALNSGMQACLVQTGKYRPGDEKSIAGEFRLETDISAVAQLLG, encoded by the coding sequence ATGCCGCTGCATGCCATCTGCCTGGACCTGGCCGGCGTGCTCTATCAGGGCCCGCGTCTGTTGCCCGGTGCCCTGGAGGCGCTCGATACACTGCGTGCCACCGGCCTGCCCCTGCGTTTTGTCACCAACACCTCCCAGCGCAACCGCAGCCAGATACTCAACGACCTGGCCAGCCTGAACCTGGCCGTGGACGAGGCCGAGCTGTTTACCGCGCCGCAAGCGGCCCACGACTACCTGACCCGCCACAATCTGACCCCCTACTGTCTGTTTCACCCCAACCTGAAAGAGGAATTTGCCGACCTGCAAGGCAAGCAAGCCGATGCCGTGCTGCTGGGTGATGCCGGCAAGAAATTCAGCTATGACCACCTGGACCAGGCGTTCCGCCTGCTGCACGACGGCGCGCCCCTGATTGCCATTGGCGAAAACCGCTACTACCAACTGGATGACGGGCTGCACCTGGATGCCGGCCCCTTTGTCAGGGCCCTCGAGTATGCCGCCAACTGCCGGGCCATCATCACCGGCAAGCCCTCCCCTGCTTTCTTCGAACAGGTGCTCGCCGACCTGGGCACCCGGCCCGAAAACACCCTGATGGTCGGTGACGATGTACACGGAGACGTGGAAGGCGCGCTCAACAGCGGCATGCAGGCCTGCCTGGTGCAGACCGGTAAGTACCGGCCCGGTGATGAGAAAAGCATTGCCGGGGAGTTCCGCCTGGAAACCGACATCAGCGCCGTGGCCCAGCTGCTTGGATAA
- the gltX gene encoding glutamate--tRNA ligase has product MTVRTRVAPSPTGDPHVGTAYIALFNRCFAHQHGGQFILRIEDTDQTRSTDQSEQMILDSLKWLGLSWDEGPDVGGPHGPYRQSERKHMYREYAEALIEKGHAFKCYRTSEELDTLRTELKEQGQNRALKPMDLELPADEQAKREAEGAPYVIRMRVPTDGRCEIQDMLRGTVELDWALVDAQILLKSDGMPTYHLANIVDDHLMEITHVIRGEEWLNSAPKHKLLYEYFGWDMPELCHMPLLRNPDKSKLSKRKNPTSILFYQRMGYLPEALVNYLGRMGWSMPDESEKFTLAQMQDAFDINRVSLGGPVFDVEKLSWLNGQWLREQSDEQFLDTLLDWAYNRDYAMKIIPHLRQRVETLSDVADKAAFCFSGMPAISEASFEHKQYGAEDMKVWLQYLLWTYEARSDWNRDGLFADAKAIADALEVKIKDFLFPAFVAIAGTSGSFSVVDSMEIIGADLSRARLRNAIEVLGGVSKKQMKKLEKAYRDLPVG; this is encoded by the coding sequence ATGACCGTCCGTACTCGCGTAGCGCCGTCGCCCACCGGCGACCCCCACGTAGGCACCGCCTATATTGCCCTGTTCAATCGCTGCTTTGCCCACCAGCACGGTGGTCAGTTCATTCTGCGTATTGAAGATACGGACCAGACCCGTTCCACCGACCAGTCCGAACAGATGATTCTGGATTCGCTCAAGTGGCTGGGGCTGAGCTGGGACGAAGGCCCGGATGTGGGCGGCCCCCACGGCCCGTATCGGCAGAGCGAACGCAAGCACATGTACCGTGAGTACGCGGAAGCGCTGATCGAGAAAGGCCATGCCTTCAAGTGCTACCGCACCAGTGAAGAGCTGGACACCCTGCGTACCGAGCTGAAAGAGCAGGGCCAGAATCGGGCACTGAAGCCGATGGATCTGGAGCTGCCCGCCGACGAGCAGGCAAAGCGTGAAGCGGAAGGGGCGCCCTACGTGATTCGCATGCGCGTGCCCACCGATGGCCGCTGTGAGATCCAGGACATGCTGCGTGGCACCGTGGAGCTGGACTGGGCGCTGGTGGATGCACAGATCCTGCTCAAGTCCGATGGCATGCCCACCTACCATCTGGCCAATATCGTGGATGATCACCTGATGGAGATCACCCACGTGATCCGTGGTGAGGAATGGTTGAACTCCGCCCCCAAGCACAAGCTGCTGTATGAGTATTTCGGTTGGGACATGCCGGAGCTCTGCCATATGCCGTTGCTGCGCAACCCGGACAAATCCAAGCTCAGCAAGCGCAAGAACCCCACCAGCATCCTGTTCTATCAGCGCATGGGCTATCTGCCGGAAGCGCTGGTGAATTACCTGGGGCGGATGGGTTGGTCCATGCCGGACGAAAGCGAGAAATTCACCCTGGCGCAGATGCAGGATGCCTTCGATATCAATCGAGTGTCCCTGGGCGGTCCCGTCTTTGATGTGGAAAAGCTGAGCTGGCTGAATGGCCAATGGCTGCGTGAGCAGAGCGACGAGCAGTTCCTGGATACCTTGCTGGACTGGGCCTACAACCGCGATTACGCCATGAAGATCATCCCTCACCTGCGCCAGCGGGTGGAAACCCTGTCGGATGTGGCGGACAAGGCGGCCTTCTGTTTCAGCGGCATGCCGGCGATCAGCGAGGCCAGCTTCGAGCACAAGCAGTACGGTGCCGAGGACATGAAGGTGTGGCTGCAGTACCTGCTGTGGACCTATGAAGCTCGCAGTGACTGGAATCGTGACGGCCTGTTTGCCGATGCCAAGGCCATTGCCGATGCCCTGGAAGTGAAGATCAAGGACTTCCTGTTCCCGGCCTTCGTTGCCATTGCCGGCACCAGCGGCAGCTTCTCGGTGGTGGATTCCATGGAAATCATCGGCGCCGACCTGAGCCGCGCTCGCCTGCGCAACGCCATCGAGGTGCTGGGCGGGGTGTCCAAGAAGCAGATGAAGAAGCTGGAGAAGGCCTACCGGGATTTGCCGGTAGGCTGA
- a CDS encoding DUF4399 domain-containing protein: MRIPFQHSLLVAMIAGATLLQGCSDNSEEPKTEAPAAEAPATDTQADSAKTEDSGADDAASSSGMTRSSAPEDAKATILSPADGATVTSPVTVEFGLEGMDVAPAGTEQEHAGHHHLLIDLDKDALPPMDFPLPANDNVVHFGKGQTQTELELEPGTHTLQLLLGDHMHVPHEPPVMSEKITITVE, from the coding sequence ATGCGTATTCCCTTTCAACATTCTCTGCTGGTGGCCATGATCGCCGGCGCCACCCTGCTGCAGGGCTGCTCAGACAATAGCGAAGAACCCAAGACCGAAGCACCGGCAGCCGAAGCGCCCGCCACTGACACCCAGGCTGACTCCGCCAAGACCGAAGATAGTGGCGCCGACGATGCTGCCAGCAGCAGCGGCATGACCCGCAGCAGCGCTCCGGAAGACGCCAAAGCCACCATTCTCAGCCCCGCGGATGGTGCTACCGTGACCAGCCCGGTTACCGTGGAATTCGGTCTGGAAGGCATGGACGTGGCGCCCGCCGGCACCGAACAGGAACATGCCGGCCACCACCACCTGCTGATCGATCTGGACAAGGACGCACTGCCGCCCATGGATTTCCCGCTGCCGGCCAACGATAACGTGGTCCACTTCGGCAAGGGCCAGACCCAGACCGAGCTGGAACTGGAACCGGGCACTCATACCCTGCAATTGCTGCTGGGTGACCACATGCACGTGCCCCATGAACCGCCGGTGATGTCGGAAAAGATCACTATTACCGTGGAATAA
- a CDS encoding YnfA family protein: MPELKILGLFLITAVAEIVGCYLPYLWLREGKSAWLLIPAALSLAAFAWLLSLHPTAAGRVYAAYGGVYIFVAILWLWGVDGIRPTGWDIVGSLVALTGMAIIMFAPRQMG, translated from the coding sequence TTGCCGGAGTTGAAGATTCTGGGGTTGTTTCTGATCACGGCGGTCGCCGAGATCGTGGGCTGTTATCTGCCCTACCTGTGGCTGCGAGAGGGAAAATCCGCCTGGCTGTTGATCCCTGCTGCCCTGAGTCTGGCTGCCTTTGCATGGTTGCTGTCATTGCATCCCACGGCGGCGGGGCGGGTCTATGCGGCCTATGGGGGCGTGTATATTTTCGTGGCGATTCTCTGGTTGTGGGGCGTTGACGGTATTCGTCCCACGGGCTGGGATATTGTCGGGTCGTTGGTGGCGTTGACCGGCATGGCGATCATCATGTTTGCGCCTCGGCAGATGGGATGA
- a CDS encoding TraR/DksA family transcriptional regulator, whose amino-acid sequence MEQAEQEYFRQKLLEEKQALGERNDEADSATKPVELDQQSVGRLSRMDAMQGQAMALATRQRQQQRLRKLIAALRRIDEDDYGYCEDCGKPINPRRLEIDPATLFCLDCARARE is encoded by the coding sequence ATGGAACAGGCAGAACAGGAATACTTTCGCCAGAAATTGCTGGAAGAGAAGCAGGCATTAGGCGAAAGGAATGATGAGGCCGATTCAGCCACCAAACCGGTGGAACTGGACCAGCAAAGCGTCGGCCGCCTGTCGCGGATGGATGCCATGCAGGGCCAGGCCATGGCCCTGGCAACCCGCCAGCGTCAGCAGCAGCGTTTGCGCAAGCTTATTGCGGCGTTGCGTCGTATTGATGAGGATGATTACGGCTACTGCGAGGATTGCGGCAAGCCTATCAATCCCAGACGTCTCGAGATTGATCCCGCCACCTTGTTCTGCCTTGATTGCGCCCGTGCCCGCGAATAG
- a CDS encoding universal stress protein — MSEVIACIDGSPAAARVCDYAVWAVQRLNAPLTLLHVLDHSRYPVESDLSGNLLLGGRESLLTELSELDAKRNKLALEQGKLMLEAAAGRAIEKGVSEPKQRQRHGGLVETLAGMQEQTRILVIGKLGEEHTGEAEQVGDHVEQVIRTMHKPILVVPSDFTEPGKIMLAFDGSPTCREGVKMLAASPLFLGLPCHLVAVGKDKHLTEDLAWARDTLEKSGHEVEVVQLEGEVEPALHQYQQDNGIDMVVMGAYGHSRIREFFVGSTTSKMIKNATVPHLLLR; from the coding sequence GATGGTTCTCCGGCTGCGGCCCGGGTTTGCGATTATGCGGTCTGGGCGGTGCAGCGCCTTAACGCGCCGCTGACCCTGTTGCATGTGCTGGACCACTCCCGTTACCCGGTAGAAAGTGATTTGAGCGGCAACCTGTTGTTGGGTGGCCGCGAATCCCTGCTCACCGAACTGTCCGAGCTGGACGCCAAACGCAACAAGCTCGCCCTGGAGCAGGGCAAGTTGATGCTGGAAGCCGCTGCCGGTCGCGCCATCGAAAAAGGCGTAAGCGAACCCAAACAGCGTCAACGTCATGGTGGCCTGGTAGAGACCCTGGCGGGCATGCAGGAGCAAACCCGTATTCTGGTGATCGGCAAACTGGGTGAGGAGCACACCGGCGAAGCGGAGCAGGTGGGCGACCACGTGGAGCAGGTGATTCGCACCATGCACAAGCCGATTCTGGTGGTGCCGTCCGATTTCACCGAGCCCGGTAAAATCATGCTGGCCTTCGATGGTAGCCCCACCTGTCGTGAAGGCGTAAAAATGCTGGCCGCCAGTCCGCTGTTCCTGGGGCTGCCTTGTCACCTGGTCGCAGTGGGCAAGGACAAACATCTGACCGAGGATCTGGCCTGGGCCCGTGACACCCTGGAGAAATCCGGTCACGAGGTAGAAGTGGTGCAACTGGAAGGCGAAGTAGAGCCTGCCTTGCATCAATACCAGCAGGATAACGGCATTGATATGGTGGTGATGGGGGCCTATGGCCATTCCCGTATCCGCGAGTTTTTCGTGGGCAGTACCACCAGCAAGATGATCAAGAACGCTACAGTGCCCCATTTGCTGCTGCGATAA